From Flavobacterium lipolyticum, one genomic window encodes:
- a CDS encoding response regulator transcription factor gives MNRVLLVEDDPRVASFITRGLEEHLYEVKTITKGFEAIKEVMQNEYNIIILDIMLPDITGFEVCEVLRSRKIIVPILILSALDTPQEKVKGLQSGADDYLAKPFLFEELLARINAQLRRAEFSTGILDFQSYAGIEINMKEQSATRDGKELNLSSRELKLLIFFMKNRETALSRVAIAQAVWNIDFDSTSNTVDVYINYLRNKIDKNFPTPLIHTIKGTGYMLKQKS, from the coding sequence ATGAACAGAGTGTTATTAGTTGAAGATGATCCCAGAGTGGCATCATTTATCACAAGAGGATTAGAAGAACATTTGTATGAAGTTAAAACCATTACCAAAGGTTTTGAAGCCATCAAAGAGGTCATGCAAAACGAGTACAATATCATTATCCTTGATATCATGCTTCCGGACATTACCGGCTTTGAAGTTTGCGAAGTTTTACGAAGCAGAAAAATTATTGTACCCATACTTATTTTAAGTGCACTTGATACACCACAGGAAAAAGTAAAAGGTTTACAATCCGGAGCCGACGATTATCTCGCCAAACCCTTTTTGTTTGAAGAACTTTTGGCCCGAATTAATGCACAGCTTCGTCGTGCCGAATTCAGTACCGGAATTCTCGATTTTCAGTCCTATGCCGGAATCGAAATCAATATGAAAGAACAAAGTGCCACAAGAGACGGCAAAGAGCTCAACCTTTCATCAAGAGAACTCAAACTCCTGATTTTCTTTATGAAAAATCGCGAAACTGCCTTGTCAAGAGTGGCCATTGCACAAGCGGTCTGGAACATTGATTTTGACAGTACCTCCAATACTGTTGACGTGTACATTAATTATCTGCGAAATAAAATCGACAAGAACTTCCCCACTCCGCTCATTCATACCATAAAAGGAACGGGGTATATGTTGAAGCAGAAGAGTTGA
- a CDS encoding RHS repeat-associated core domain-containing protein, which translates to MLLANNHLTIVVGIDIHFTTLPPFNPFHPYIGIVIDPADYTPFLGTSVYVNGLKRGNSDTSGIIIPLVHIPLFSPPWLMAPIIGHESVNFFASQTVFSDSTRMSPKGHMLMTCNDIGIPISMGKTTKVGQKKLPFAPTLFAPTSFSLPIPTGKPVILGGPYVPDLGGMPTGLIASMGFGTLMKERRKAFNKFLKGAIGPNKLSKLLCKAGFEPVNLINGAVIYEGSDFDIASPITLNWERNWYSDSDYLGWLGHGVHSVYDRAVELYPEDDALGLRMDDGRLVAFPALLPGEEFYLRQEKTTLKRTPIGYQAYDHSGKRYYDFALFDGKKYQLTQISNSDGLSIFFEFSGYILNKIIDACGRIIKVSTKDGFIQKLELEGPEQDELLVAYEYDESHNIIAIVDALGKPTRIVYEDHLMVEKTDRNGQTFYWEYDTENRCVHTWGDGGWQEGRIEYHTEEGYNLVTDANGAVTTYYYEPDQLITRIKDPLGNSIYNTYTEFMELYRQIDQEDRILGFTYDEMGNKISTTYPDGTQEMMLFDEENRPSIAIDPEGHKTIYLYNDQKTHQLKTIIAPDKTYTSFTYYENGLLSGVAKNNNALELVYDQQYNLIEWRENDQKLKSWEYDHRGRVKAIYTPMQMADYFTYDALDRVQQIIEKDSNIIEFAYNNYEEVIALKDNKNHIKFSYTPMGSLAVREQNGVKVRFDYDKIEQLTSIKNEDNESYSFRRDKAGYIMCETSFDGIIKKYHRNLAGEVTRIDQGEGKFTDYERDALGRIIRADYHDGSWETYTYNKNGLLTEANNQNVSICLERDAVGRIVKETQKQQLDSPENAITLISTYNTLGQRTHIETSLGANINTHYNPKGQLERIEAQSNELKEQHQAWETTLKRDDLGREIERFATGGLHIKTSYNSSGKQKEQEVFVNGKRTGSRFYNWDTNGQLRSAVNQLTQNMTYFDYDDFGNLAKSYNGTEELYRTPDVVGNLYKTLDHSDRKYGKGGKLLKDDNYHYKYDELGNLIHKSPRDITKPLVFEKPTNLFDKLIGNKKEEKKLQQEHEQWQQGDTIYRWLANGMLESLQNPDGKVVRFEYDALGRRTAKIADQQINRYFWDGNVLIHEWKYDLKESPRLIAIDEDGDFLIYDKPEPKDNLITWVYQEGSFTPSAKIMGEEKFSIINDYIGRPVQAYNDTGNLIWETDYDIYGALKDLKGDRNFVQFRQLGQFEDVETGLYYNRYRYYSPDTGTYLSQDRIGLLGNNPNFYAYVHDSNGWVDPFGLSAGQLTIYADAPDNTFVGHAFIGVNTTGDPEVYLGHWPGQGRGLQKSEACPFIFFGMPGMLVVDDKSHLRSPDLVSRTYQLDFNQMSRLSNYIRDFNSGNSDTSGYHYRRQCATFAYGAAQAVGIEEMRLPCYKWVTPETLANKMIYLNKRDHIKCV; encoded by the coding sequence ATGTTATTAGCCAACAATCACTTGACCATTGTGGTCGGGATAGATATTCATTTTACCACTTTGCCGCCTTTTAATCCCTTTCATCCTTATATAGGTATTGTAATTGACCCTGCAGATTATACTCCGTTTTTAGGTACCAGTGTGTATGTTAATGGTTTAAAAAGGGGTAACTCAGATACCAGCGGAATTATAATTCCTTTGGTGCATATTCCGCTTTTTAGCCCTCCCTGGCTTATGGCTCCCATTATTGGTCATGAAAGTGTGAACTTTTTTGCCTCACAAACCGTTTTTTCAGACAGTACCCGAATGAGCCCCAAAGGCCATATGCTAATGACCTGCAACGATATCGGAATCCCGATCTCGATGGGAAAAACAACCAAAGTAGGTCAAAAAAAGCTTCCCTTTGCCCCGACATTATTTGCCCCAACATCATTTTCTTTGCCTATTCCTACCGGAAAGCCCGTGATACTGGGCGGTCCTTATGTTCCCGATTTGGGAGGTATGCCTACCGGACTGATTGCCAGTATGGGTTTTGGTACCCTGATGAAAGAGAGGAGGAAAGCATTCAATAAATTTCTAAAAGGTGCTATTGGGCCTAATAAACTCAGTAAATTATTGTGTAAGGCAGGTTTTGAGCCTGTAAACCTGATCAACGGAGCGGTGATATATGAAGGCAGTGATTTTGATATTGCAAGTCCTATAACCCTGAATTGGGAGCGCAACTGGTATTCCGATTCAGACTATTTAGGCTGGCTCGGACATGGTGTACACAGTGTTTATGACAGAGCCGTAGAGTTGTATCCTGAAGATGATGCTTTAGGACTTCGTATGGACGATGGACGCCTGGTCGCTTTTCCTGCTTTACTACCCGGTGAAGAATTTTACCTGCGCCAGGAAAAAACCACTTTAAAAAGAACCCCAATCGGTTATCAGGCCTATGATCATAGCGGTAAACGGTATTATGATTTTGCCCTTTTTGACGGCAAAAAATACCAACTCACCCAAATAAGCAATTCCGATGGACTTTCTATCTTTTTTGAATTTTCGGGATATATCCTAAACAAAATCATCGATGCCTGTGGCCGAATCATAAAAGTAAGTACCAAAGACGGATTCATTCAGAAACTTGAACTGGAAGGCCCTGAGCAGGACGAGCTTTTAGTGGCCTATGAATATGATGAGTCACATAACATAATCGCTATTGTGGATGCCTTAGGCAAACCCACCCGAATCGTGTACGAGGATCATCTGATGGTGGAGAAAACGGATCGTAACGGACAAACCTTTTATTGGGAATACGATACTGAGAACCGTTGTGTACACACCTGGGGTGACGGAGGCTGGCAGGAAGGCCGGATCGAATATCATACTGAAGAAGGGTATAACCTGGTAACCGATGCCAACGGAGCGGTAACTACTTATTATTATGAACCTGATCAGCTCATTACCCGGATCAAAGACCCGTTAGGCAATAGTATCTATAACACTTATACCGAGTTTATGGAATTGTATCGCCAGATCGATCAGGAAGACCGTATCTTAGGATTCACTTATGATGAGATGGGCAATAAAATCAGTACCACTTATCCTGACGGCACTCAGGAAATGATGTTATTTGATGAGGAAAACCGTCCTTCCATAGCCATAGATCCGGAAGGACATAAAACCATCTATCTTTATAATGATCAAAAAACACATCAGCTCAAAACCATTATTGCACCCGATAAAACCTATACCAGTTTTACGTATTATGAAAACGGGCTATTGTCCGGCGTTGCTAAAAATAATAACGCACTTGAATTGGTTTATGATCAGCAGTATAATCTTATTGAATGGCGCGAAAACGACCAAAAACTAAAGAGTTGGGAATACGACCATCGTGGACGTGTAAAAGCCATTTACACCCCTATGCAAATGGCCGATTACTTTACCTATGATGCATTGGACAGAGTACAGCAAATTATAGAAAAAGACAGTAACATCATTGAGTTTGCGTATAATAATTATGAGGAAGTAATCGCTTTAAAAGACAATAAAAATCATATAAAATTCAGCTATACCCCAATGGGAAGCCTTGCCGTAAGAGAGCAAAACGGGGTAAAAGTACGTTTTGACTACGACAAGATTGAGCAGTTGACCAGTATAAAAAATGAAGACAACGAAAGTTATAGTTTTAGGAGAGACAAAGCCGGATACATCATGTGTGAAACCTCTTTTGACGGGATCATTAAAAAATACCATCGCAATCTGGCCGGTGAAGTAACCCGAATCGATCAAGGAGAGGGAAAATTTACCGACTATGAACGGGATGCACTCGGGCGAATTATCAGAGCCGATTACCATGATGGTAGCTGGGAAACCTATACCTACAACAAAAACGGATTACTGACAGAAGCCAACAACCAAAACGTAAGCATTTGTCTGGAACGCGATGCTGTTGGACGCATCGTAAAAGAAACCCAAAAACAACAACTTGACAGTCCCGAAAATGCTATAACGCTGATTTCAACTTATAACACCTTAGGACAGCGTACCCATATCGAAACAAGTCTTGGCGCCAACATCAACACCCACTACAACCCAAAAGGACAGCTCGAACGTATAGAAGCTCAAAGCAACGAACTCAAGGAACAACATCAGGCTTGGGAAACTACTCTGAAAAGAGATGATTTAGGGCGCGAGATAGAACGTTTTGCTACAGGAGGATTGCACATCAAAACCAGTTATAACAGCAGTGGGAAGCAAAAAGAACAGGAAGTTTTTGTCAATGGTAAACGTACCGGTTCCCGTTTCTATAATTGGGATACCAACGGACAGCTTCGCAGTGCTGTAAATCAGCTAACCCAAAACATGACCTACTTTGATTATGATGATTTTGGGAATTTGGCTAAAAGTTATAATGGAACTGAAGAACTCTATAGAACACCTGATGTCGTAGGAAACCTTTACAAAACCCTGGATCACAGCGATCGTAAATACGGTAAAGGAGGTAAACTGCTCAAAGACGATAACTACCATTACAAATATGATGAACTGGGGAATCTGATTCACAAAAGTCCTCGTGATATTACAAAACCGTTAGTTTTTGAAAAACCAACCAATCTCTTTGATAAACTTATAGGCAACAAAAAAGAAGAAAAAAAGCTACAACAAGAACACGAGCAGTGGCAACAAGGCGATACCATTTACCGCTGGCTGGCCAATGGTATGCTCGAGAGTTTACAAAACCCTGATGGTAAAGTGGTACGCTTTGAATATGATGCACTGGGCAGACGTACGGCAAAAATTGCCGACCAACAAATAAATCGCTATTTTTGGGACGGTAACGTTCTTATTCATGAGTGGAAATACGATCTGAAAGAAAGCCCCCGGTTAATCGCCATAGATGAAGACGGAGACTTTCTGATATACGATAAACCTGAGCCAAAAGACAATCTGATAACCTGGGTATATCAGGAAGGAAGTTTTACACCGAGTGCAAAAATAATGGGGGAAGAAAAATTCTCCATTATTAATGATTATATCGGTCGTCCTGTGCAGGCTTACAATGATACTGGTAATCTTATTTGGGAGACTGATTATGACATTTATGGTGCTTTAAAAGATTTAAAAGGGGATAGGAACTTCGTCCAATTCAGACAGCTCGGGCAATTTGAGGATGTAGAGACGGGCTTGTACTACAACCGATACCGTTATTACTCGCCGGACACAGGAACTTACCTGAGTCAGGACAGAATAGGACTGCTGGGAAATAACCCGAATTTCTATGCTTACGTGCATGACTCTAATGGATGGGTGGATCCGTTTGGGTTGAGTGCGGGACAATTGACTATTTATGCAGATGCTCCGGACAATACCTTTGTCGGCCATGCTTTTATTGGCGTGAATACAACCGGGGATCCTGAAGTATATCTGGGCCACTGGCCCGGACAAGGACGTGGTCTTCAAAAATCGGAGGCATGCCCTTTTATATTTTTCGGAATGCCGGGAATGTTAGTTGTAGATGATAAATCTCATTTAAGAAGTCCCGATTTGGTTTCAAGAACTTATCAACTTGATTTTAATCAAATGTCCCGTCTTTCAAATTATATAAGAGATTTTAATAGTGGGAATTCAGATACGTCCGGTTATCATTACCGCAGACAATGCGCCACTTTTGCGTATGGAGCTGCACAGGCAGTTGGTATAGAAGAAATGAGGTTGCCTTGTTATAAGTGGGTTACACCTGAAACTTTGGCAAATAAAATGATATATTTAAACAAAAGGGACCATATAAAATGTGTTTAG
- a CDS encoding PorT family protein → MKKYISTSIKSIATVTAFLAICLQGYSQDKKQEISISVAGPGSFLKYSGGGTIVPGNGISAGIRYSYYLNEGLSIGIGAEYQSYNSDAKYASFSGQYVTKDAENETFQFRYKATNFREEQSLSYINVPIAIQFETPGTTQLYVAAGAKVGFAIKGCYQSTFQNLTTSGYYPQYNVELFNPAFAGFASTNDVKTSEQDLDTKVSYSATFETGLKQKIGNRSSFYLGAYIDYGLNNIYNKNGDKSLVQYNPDLPVQLQYNSVLDSPSVHNVRLVSYGLKLRFALR, encoded by the coding sequence ATGAAAAAATATATCAGTACCTCTATAAAATCTATAGCTACAGTTACGGCGTTTTTAGCGATATGCCTCCAGGGCTATAGTCAGGATAAAAAACAGGAAATATCGATCTCCGTCGCAGGACCCGGTTCTTTTCTTAAGTACAGTGGCGGTGGTACTATCGTACCCGGAAACGGAATTAGTGCAGGAATCAGATACTCCTATTATTTAAACGAAGGCTTAAGTATCGGAATTGGAGCGGAGTATCAATCCTATAATTCTGATGCAAAGTATGCTTCTTTTAGTGGACAATATGTTACTAAAGATGCCGAAAATGAAACCTTTCAGTTTAGATACAAAGCCACTAACTTCAGAGAAGAACAAAGCCTGAGTTACATAAATGTTCCAATCGCCATTCAATTTGAAACTCCGGGAACTACTCAATTGTACGTTGCTGCGGGTGCTAAAGTAGGATTTGCGATCAAAGGATGTTATCAGAGTACCTTTCAAAACCTTACTACAAGCGGTTACTATCCGCAATACAATGTAGAATTATTTAACCCTGCGTTTGCCGGTTTTGCAAGTACTAATGATGTAAAGACCAGCGAACAGGATTTAGATACTAAAGTGTCTTACTCTGCTACTTTTGAAACAGGTTTAAAACAAAAGATTGGGAACAGAAGTTCATTCTATCTTGGGGCTTATATCGATTATGGTCTAAATAACATCTACAATAAAAATGGAGACAAAAGTCTGGTACAGTACAATCCGGACCTTCCTGTGCAGCTGCAATACAACAGCGTATTGGATTCTCCATCCGTACACAATGTCAGACTGGTTTCTTACGGACTTAAGCTGAGATTTGCTTTACGTTAA
- a CDS encoding bestrophin family protein: MIIKKKNTWFKMLFEWRGSVLPQLLPRLLLLLLFSFVVVYFKPWLLQYNLHINPAIFTLFGIALAIFLGFRNSVSYDRFWEGRKLWGALLNDTRSLARQSITLVPDKGYEVQREKFTNLLIAFVYSLKHQLRETNSDADMSRLLPKEFADQLKETRYKPILLLRELGLWVKDAKAENKIDSVTQLAFEENLNKLSDIVGGCERIAGTPIPYTYSVLLHRTVYIYCFLLSFGFVETMGWITPFIIVFIAYTFVALEAIADELENPFGLQPNDLALDAMSEMIENTLLELNDKKINPVTHHKDCFIT; this comes from the coding sequence ATGATTATAAAGAAAAAGAATACCTGGTTTAAAATGCTCTTTGAATGGCGAGGTTCCGTTTTGCCACAGCTGCTTCCAAGGCTTTTATTATTACTGCTGTTTTCCTTTGTCGTGGTTTATTTTAAACCCTGGCTACTCCAATATAATCTGCACATCAATCCTGCTATTTTTACATTGTTTGGAATTGCGCTGGCCATTTTCCTCGGTTTCAGGAACAGTGTGAGTTACGATCGTTTTTGGGAAGGGCGAAAACTTTGGGGTGCATTGCTCAATGATACCCGATCTCTTGCCCGACAAAGCATCACTCTTGTTCCTGATAAAGGATATGAAGTCCAACGCGAAAAATTCACTAATTTGCTTATTGCATTTGTATACAGTCTCAAACATCAGCTTCGGGAAACCAATTCTGATGCCGATATGAGTCGATTACTACCCAAAGAGTTTGCCGACCAATTAAAAGAAACTCGCTACAAACCCATACTCCTTTTAAGAGAATTAGGTCTTTGGGTAAAAGACGCTAAAGCTGAAAATAAAATAGACAGTGTTACACAACTGGCTTTTGAAGAAAATTTAAATAAACTGTCCGATATTGTTGGCGGATGCGAACGAATTGCCGGCACACCTATCCCCTACACCTACAGTGTATTATTACACAGAACGGTTTATATTTATTGCTTTTTATTGTCCTTTGGTTTTGTCGAAACTATGGGCTGGATTACACCGTTTATCATTGTTTTTATTGCCTATACTTTTGTGGCGTTGGAAGCCATTGCAGATGAACTCGAAAATCCATTTGGCCTGCAGCCTAACGATCTTGCCCTTGATGCAATGTCTGAAATGATCGAAAACACCTTATTAGAATTAAACGATAAAAAAATAAATCCGGTAACGCATCATAAGGATTGCTTTATTACCTAA